Within the Streptomyces sp. YIM 121038 genome, the region GCGGCCCGCGAGCCGCACGCGCCGCCGTTCCCCGCCGCGGGCCTGCCCGAGCTGCGCCTGACCGGGATCGACGACGACGCCGCGGACCGGATCCTCGCCGCGCACGCCGCGGACCTGCCGCCGTACGTACGCCGTCAGCTGCTCGCCGAGGCGGGCGGCAACCCCCTGGCCCTGCGCGAGCTGCCCGCCGCCCAGCGCGAGGGGCAGCTCGTGGCGTCCGGGCCGCCGTCCGCGCCGGTGCCGGGCCCCTCCCGCGTGCAGCAGGCGTTCGCCGACCGCATCGCCGCGCTGCCGGAGGCCACCCGCACCCTGCTGCTCGTCGCGGCGGCCGAGGGCACCGGCGACCTGGAGACCACCGCGGCCGCCGCCGCCCGGCTCGGGGCCGCCGTCGCCGACCTGGAGCCCGCCGAGCGCAAGCAGCTCCTTCGGGCCGAGGCCGGGCGGCTCGTCTTCCGGCACCCCCTGATCCGTACCGCCGCCTACCGCGGCGCCCCGCTCGGCGCCCGCCTCGCCGCCCACGCCGCCCTCGCCGAGGCCCTGCCGTGCGTCGGCCAGGTCGACCGCCGCGCCTGGCACCTGGCCGCGGCCACCACCGAGCCCGACGAGCACGTCGCGTCCGTCCTGGAGCGGACCGCCGAGCACGCCCGGGCGCGCGGCGGCTACGCGGCCGAGGCCGCCGCCTTCGAACGGGCCGCGCAGCTCACCCCGGACAGCGCGGAGCGCGCCCGGCGCCTGGCGCTCGCGGCCTCGGCGGCGGCCGACGCGGGCCACGGCGACCACGCCGCCCGGCTCGCGGGCAGCGCGACCCCGCATCTGACGGACCCGGCGCTGCTCGCCCGCCTCGCACGGGTCCGCGCGGGCGTGGCCCGCGAGCGCGACCAGCTGGAGGCCGCGCACACGGTCCTCGTGGACACCGCGTCGGCCCTCGCCGAACGGGCCCCGGAGACGGCGGCGCGCCTGCTGTACGAGGCGATGACGGCGGCCTGGACGTCCGGCCACCGCACGGCGGTCGACGCCGTCGTGGAGCGGGCGGCCGCACTCGGCGTCGAGCCGTCGCCCTCGGCGCCGCCCTATCTGCCCGCCGTCACGGGCCTCGCGCGGCTCGCCGCGGGCGACACCGGCGCGGCCCTGCCCCCGCTGCGGCGCCTCTTCGACGCCGCGCGGAGCCGGGAACACGGCCTCGACCTGCGCGAGCGGGCCTCCGTCGCCGGGTGGTTCGCGCCGCTCGGCGACCTTCAGGGCGGCGTCGAGCTGGCCGCGGACCTGGAGCACGAGTGCCGCGAGCAGGGCGCGGTGGGGCCGCTGCCGCTGGTGCTGCTCCAGCGGGCCAGGGCGCGCGTGCTGCTCGGCCGCCACGGCTGCGCCCTCGCGGGCGCGGAGGACGGCGTCCGCATCGCCCGCGACAGCGGCCAGCACCACTACGCGCACCAGCTGACGGGCGTCCTCGCCCATCTCGCGGCGCTGGACGGGGACGAGGCCCGCGTCCGGGAGCT harbors:
- a CDS encoding LuxR family transcriptional regulator is translated as MLEGRTEELHQLTSLLALARTGHSAALVLRGEAGIGKSALLGAVAADGAGADGTPSAAPWGRVLRTTGVEAESELPFAGLHMLLHQVTDRVDALPAPQAAALRTALGLAGGTHGGPGDRFLTGVALLTLLSELADDGPLLCVVDDAHWLDHASADALLFAARRLTAEGVVMLFAAREPHAPPFPAAGLPELRLTGIDDDAADRILAAHAADLPPYVRRQLLAEAGGNPLALRELPAAQREGQLVASGPPSAPVPGPSRVQQAFADRIAALPEATRTLLLVAAAEGTGDLETTAAAAARLGAAVADLEPAERKQLLRAEAGRLVFRHPLIRTAAYRGAPLGARLAAHAALAEALPCVGQVDRRAWHLAAATTEPDEHVASVLERTAEHARARGGYAAEAAAFERAAQLTPDSAERARRLALAASAAADAGHGDHAARLAGSATPHLTDPALLARLARVRAGVARERDQLEAAHTVLVDTASALAERAPETAARLLYEAMTAAWTSGHRTAVDAVVERAAALGVEPSPSAPPYLPAVTGLARLAAGDTGAALPPLRRLFDAARSREHGLDLRERASVAGWFAPLGDLQGGVELAADLEHECREQGAVGPLPLVLLQRARARVLLGRHGCALAGAEDGVRIARDSGQHHYAHQLTGVLAHLAALDGDEARVRELAGHLDPRQAPPGRVWGAAALPLLELGLGRYEAALRGYEDLAAGPAGHTVVALHCLPDHVEAAVRAGRPDAAHEAARRYADWAEHTGAAWARAIAARCRALLADEATAQTAPTATSAPSAHSAYSAYSAYEEALTLHTGDGRPFEQARTRLLFGEWLRRAGRRSEARAPLRAALDAFEQIGAAPWAGRARAELRATGESRARQGGGRVPLERLTPQERQVVRLAAAGMTNRDIGAQLFLSPRTVGYHLYNAYPKLGVSSRGELTRLGFGAEEEELSA